One part of the Vitis riparia cultivar Riparia Gloire de Montpellier isolate 1030 chromosome 8, EGFV_Vit.rip_1.0, whole genome shotgun sequence genome encodes these proteins:
- the LOC117919723 gene encoding putative zinc transporter At3g08650 has protein sequence MQLGFQQFLLFSLFFLVLSGCVKAESETESLPKLRTAPHRNVGDKIIDGSGTETAFRSEDGKSVLGERKGGTTRVTVSTVALFTLAMAAATGLGAVPFFFVELDPQWAGICNGMAAGVMLAASFDLVQEGQEHGTGNWVMVGILAGGIFIWLCKKFLEQYGEVSMLDIKGAEAAKVVLVIGIMTLHSFGEGAGVGVSFAGSKGFSQGILVTLAIAVHNIPEGLAVSMVLASRGVSPQNAMLWSVITSLPQVVFYAW, from the exons ATGCAGCTGGGATTCCAACAGTTTCTGTTATTTTCACTCTTTTTCTTGGTGCTATCTGGTTGTGTCAAAGCAGAGTCAGAAACAGAAAGTTTGCCAAAATTAAGAACTGCTCCACATAGGAATGTAGGAGATAAAATTATAGATGGGTCTGGAACAGAGACTGCCTTCCGGTCAGAAGATGGTAAAAGTGTGCTGGGTGAGAGGAAAGGGGGTACCACCAGAGTTACGGTGTCCACAGTTGCATTATTTACTCTGGCAATGGCTGCTGCCACAGGATTAGGTGCAGTCCCATTTTTCTTTGTCGAGCTTGATCCCCAGTGGGCTGGAATATGCAATGGAATGGCTGCTGGTGTGATGTTGGCTGCCAGCTTTGATCTTGTACAGGAAGGGCAGGAGCATGGTACTGGAAATTGGGTCATGGTTGGCATTTTGGCAGGAGGCATTTTCATTTGGCTTTGCAAGAAG TTTCTTGAACAATATGGGGAAGTAAGTATGTTGGACATAAAAGGAGCAGAGGCAGCCAAAGTTGTTCTTGTCATCGGAATAATGACTCTTCATTCCTTTGGGGAGGGTGCTGGTGTTGGAGTTTCCTTTGCTGGCTCAAAGGGTTTCTCACAAGGCATTTTGGTAACTTTGGCTATAGCTGTGCATAACATACCAGAGGGATTGGCTGTGAGCATGGTGCTTGCATCAAGGGGAGTTTCACCGCAGAATGCAATGTTATGGAGTGTAATTACATCATTGCCTCAGGTAGTATTTTATGCTTGGTAA